ATGTGTTGTTGACACTCCTACGTGTTATATAGGCAGTAGCCTAAAAGTATCAAAcgttgattcgttcgttttcaAGTTAGCAAACTGTGATTGCCTGTGTATGAACAAACGAACTTTAGATGGACAACAATATTTTCCTATTAGAGTTGCTAGTCATTGTTCTTACCAACTAACTTGCATGCTATCCTATTAATTACTAACTTGCTAAAATTGTTATTTTTCCACAGTGTCTGACAAAGATCAGGGTTCAGGAGAGGTGATGGTCAGGGCAGAGTGCTACAGGTCAATGAGGAAGTCAGAGAAACCTCACAAGCTCAGAGTATGGATACAGTCAGCGGCAGTGTGAAATTGTGTTCAGTGTAAAAATCATAGTAGGCCTAATGTTCGGTAGGGTATTGTtaggttttagggttagggtatggTTGGGCTTAGAGTAGAGTTTCCTAGGATCATGCCAGGCTGTCAAGGGAGGTGTTCAGGCAGAATTTGAATATACATCAGGCAGGCTTTTAATAAATATATCCCTTGACATGAGTAATACTGTCAAGGGATATGTATTGATTACGTTGAATACATTGGTATGTTGTACTTTATAGGTGGTCCTAAAAGATGTGCAGCCTGTGGAGCTCCTGCACTTCCATTGCACCTGCAAGGCTGGAAAGGCATTGTGCAACCACGGTGTTGCACTTCTGTTTCAAGCTGCGCACTATTCGCAGTTGAAACTCCAGGTTGTCCCCCCAACGTTGAGCTGCACTGAAGGGGAACAACAGTGGCATAAGCCTAGAGTTATGGTGAGTTCATTCAATCCAACTTCATGTATAAAGCACCTTTCATGCATACATTGTACCTGCTTTAAAACAATCCTACTTGCCACATTCTGTATTTTTTCCTATATTGCTATAGGGGATAAAGCCGGGCCCTGTTGACAAGATGGCTGTGATCTCGGCCAAACCAAAAGCCAGAAAGACAACAGAGGGAGTGCGGTAAGTGCTCTATTTATGGGATTTCAGAATACATTATATTGGCCAATAGCATTTATAACCAGTGATGGGAAACTGGCATTATTGTTACAAAGTAGGTTCTATGTGTAATTATATTCTCTACGGTAGTGAGTTATAGGTTCAACTAATTTCATCAATGATTGATTCCACTCACCTCTAAGTGTCAAACTCTTTAGCAGGTGTCTATAAAATTGTCAAAAGCCTGACTTGTAATTCATGATATTCAGTGTTATTATTAATTCAGATGACCTGTTATTGTATTACATTTGCAGAATGCTCTTCCACTCAAGCAGAATGTATTACTCTGTTGCAgatttttagtgtgtgtgtgtgtgtgtgtgtgtgtgtgtgtgtgtgtgtgtgtgtgtgtgtgtgtgtgtgtgtgtgtgtgtgcgtgtgcgtgtttgttttctaAAATACAGGAGCAAACTGTACAAAGGTCTTCATGGGGAACTTCCTGACCTCTCAGTTCTTCGGGTGTCGGAGGTATACAAAGACTTTGCTGCTGCTGACCGCCCTATGATCTGCAGCATGGGGATAACTGAAGATATTCCACTAGTGGACTCGCTGTTTGGAAAGGTTCAACATGGAAGTCCCGTGTCGTACCAGCAACCTGCCAAAGACCAGGTAAAGGCTCTCCATGATGCCACACCCCCTCCATCGTTGCCACTCCAGGCCTACAGACTTGAGCCATCAgagtgcatgtttgcgtgttccagaaaacaacaactgcaCATGCAAAGTCTTCAAGTCACCGAGGATTTGGCCCATAAGATCGAATGTGGTACCCGAGAGCAGAGCTTGTGTGCCGATTGGTACAATGTTCGGAAACCACGGGTGACAGCATCTCGTTTCAGAGAAGTCTGTCATGTGGGCAAGGCCTCTGAAGAGGGACTTGCGGAACGCATTCTTAGAGGGATACGGCAGACCGCAGCTATGAAGAGGGGTTTGGAGTTGGAGGCTGATGCAGTCTGGGAGTACTGCCAGATAAAGAGAGTCAACCACTACAAATGTGGGTTTGTAGTACACCCAGATGCACCTTGGATTGGTGCCTCGCCGGATGGGGTTGTTTTTGACCCATTAGAACAGCCAGAGTTTGGCCTTTTAGAGATAAAATGTCCCAACATTTCTAATTACATAGACGCACCTTATCTGAAGGTAATAAGTGGTTCAGTGCAGCTCAAACCGACCCATGCCTACTATTGGCAAGTTCAGGGCCAACTGTTGGTCACAGGTATGAGTTGGTGCGATTTTGTTGTCTCTGCCCAGGATGATGTTTTCATCCAGAGAATCCAGAGGGATGAGGGCATGATGCTAACAATGAAGCGTGGGATTGACATGTTTTTCTTCAATGTATACATGGACAAATACCTGGCAGTGGCATGAGTTGTTGATTTCATTTTAGCAGATGACTCCTTTAAATCTTATGTGACTAATGATTAAGTTAATTGTACATGTTCATTTGAATGCTTTGTTTATTTAAGGGCAATCTCCTTTCTCTTTATTTAATTCCCCCCTATCCCTTGATTTTTCAATAAATGATAACGTATTCAAACATTTTATCAGTTGTCTCCCTCCTTTTTGTTGCACCTCTTTAACGAGCAGAGGTTCGTAACAGGCAGTGACACGTCATGCTAACGATTAATGAAATTTTACTCTTTCAAATACATTTCACTTGAAATCTATATGATGTGTTTTTCCTTTCTGAATTACAGATAAATGGTCCTTTGCATCTTTAAAAAATCCATCACAGCCAATAGGACACAGAACAAAGCTGTAGACTACATTTATGAAGTAAAGCAGTTTTATTTAAAGAGTAACAACAAATCACTTAAAAAAAACCAAACAGTATGGAGTATGGTTAAATAGcatgtttattttgaaaaagaCCAGAAAATCAGACCATCCATTTCTTGACCAGGGGTCCGTACTGATAATTGGAGAGGAGACATGCAACAGTGAACAGTTGATTTATACTGCcacaaatagagagagggatgacCGTGTCAAAAAGTTTGTTTTCTTTGACCCTCCTAATGAGCCTCTCCACGTGGACTCTCAGGCGTGCAATCGACTGGGTTTTAAGGATGTCTACCTCTGACATTTGCTCCTGTTTGTGCATAAAAGCAGGGCGATGCACTTTCCCAGAAACTAGCTCATCAATCAAAAACCCCTTGTCTACCATAACCTCCATGTCGGGTGTTAGGAGAGAGGTGATGCCGGAGTGACGGAAAATCTCCTTGTCACTGATGGAGCCTTCAAAAAGTGCTGACACAAATGTCAATGCTCCATGGGGGGACATGCCAATAAGTGCTTTGAAGGTACAGTGCGACTTGTAGGCGGAGAATACCTCACTTTGAAGCAGAAGGGAGGTAGGGGCTTGGCATCTCATCATCTGTGCAGTCAAGGACGACCTGGGTGTTCTCATAGGTCCCATTGAAATCTGTGGGGCAGTTTTCTCTCACTGATCTGCTGGTCATCCAGATGGAGAGCGATCCGAGCAAAGCATACAAAAAGTTGGACCACGTCACAATTATTCTGCTTGCTGTTGCTCTGTGGATATTGAACTTGTGACCAAGCTCCCTTTGTGTACACCCGGTTGACAGGtagttgaggaagaggaagagctcgTCAATTGGCAGCAGTTTCTAGGGAAAATGTCACTGTATTAGATACTGTAGATAGAAGCACTACAACACAACGATAACATACACAAACTAGGGTGTTTAAAATATGTGGTGCATGCACAGAGCTGAGCAGAAACAATACACAGTTAACTGCCTCTTCTGTGGCAGTCACCAGCAAAATGTGTGATCCACATGTACCGAGCCGGTGGTATATGTTTGTTGTAAAACTTACTGTTGGTCTGTTCATAGGGGTCTCAGTGGATGTACTGGTGGAGAGGTTCTTCTGACCACTGGTGACTCTCACCATTCTGCTTGTTGCCTCTTGAATTAGATCCCAAAAAGCCATCAAATGTTCATATGATGGAAATCTGCATGCAAACAGGACATAGCTTTTATGGTGATGGCATTCATATTACATTAAAACATTCCAATTTAATCATCATTCAAATCAATCATACAGATGGGAGGCAAGTGAAATGCTTGTG
This is a stretch of genomic DNA from Gadus chalcogrammus isolate NIFS_2021 chromosome 17, NIFS_Gcha_1.0, whole genome shotgun sequence. It encodes these proteins:
- the LOC130370022 gene encoding uncharacterized protein LOC130370022 isoform X1 gives rise to the protein MFIDWSAFFHPHPKANEKRVLYCIYRNICTILKVVLKDVQPVELLHFHCTCKAGKALCNHGVALLFQAAHYSQLKLQVVPPTLSCTEGEQQWHKPRVMGIKPGPVDKMAVISAKPKARKTTEGVRSKLYKGLHGELPDLSVLRVSEVYKDFAAADRPMICSMGITEDIPLVDSLFGKVQHGSPVSYQQPAKDQVKALHDATPPPSLPLQAYRLEPSECMFACSRKQQLHMQSLQVTEDLAHKIECGTREQSLCADWYNVRKPRVTASRFREVCHVGKASEEGLAERILRGIRQTAAMKRGLELEADAVWEYCQIKRVNHYKCGFVVHPDAPWIGASPDGVVFDPLEQPEFGLLEIKCPNISNYIDAPYLKVISGSVQLKPTHAYYWQVQGQLLVTGMSWCDFVVSAQDDVFIQRIQRDEGMMLTMKRGIDMFFFNVYMDKYLAVA
- the LOC130370022 gene encoding uncharacterized protein LOC130370022 isoform X2, with amino-acid sequence MVRAECYRSMRKSEKPHKLRVVLKDVQPVELLHFHCTCKAGKALCNHGVALLFQAAHYSQLKLQVVPPTLSCTEGEQQWHKPRVMGIKPGPVDKMAVISAKPKARKTTEGVRSKLYKGLHGELPDLSVLRVSEVYKDFAAADRPMICSMGITEDIPLVDSLFGKVQHGSPVSYQQPAKDQVKALHDATPPPSLPLQAYRLEPSECMFACSRKQQLHMQSLQVTEDLAHKIECGTREQSLCADWYNVRKPRVTASRFREVCHVGKASEEGLAERILRGIRQTAAMKRGLELEADAVWEYCQIKRVNHYKCGFVVHPDAPWIGASPDGVVFDPLEQPEFGLLEIKCPNISNYIDAPYLKVISGSVQLKPTHAYYWQVQGQLLVTGMSWCDFVVSAQDDVFIQRIQRDEGMMLTMKRGIDMFFFNVYMDKYLAVA